A genomic stretch from Vicia villosa cultivar HV-30 ecotype Madison, WI unplaced genomic scaffold, Vvil1.0 ctg.000745F_1_1, whole genome shotgun sequence includes:
- the LOC131630850 gene encoding AAA-ATPase At4g25835-like, whose translation MEILSQMWSLLGLLTVLQNVLPSQLLSVLHSLYESLQDLLSPYSYFEIPEFNGYCGVELNDLYRHVHLYLNAVNHSTSSACRRLTLSRSPSSNRISFAVAPNHTVHDTFNNHRLSWTHHVDAVQDSLEEKRSFTLRFPKRHRHALLSSYLSHITSRAEEFERVSRERRLFTNNNGTGSFESGWVSVPFRHPSTFETLALEPDLKKQIKDDLTAFASGKEFYHRVGRAWKRGYLLHGPPGSGKSSLIAAMANFLCYDVYDLELTKVSDNSELRSLLIQTTNRSIIVIEDIDCSVDLTADRTAKKNASKSKKHKTTSFSGSSSGLGCDEGSRVTLSGLLNFTDGLWSCCGEERLVVFTTNHRDSVDPALVRCGRMDVHVSLSTCGVHAFRELARNYLGVESHVMFEAVEGCIRSGGSLTPAHVGEILLRNRKDADVAMRELMSVMQGRMVVAAAVGGGDQTDNEEVGVVGARSPESVLMMGSPENWDSLSGKKRKEQQHGSNNLDKKVKFFVRLRSLTKSDSGR comes from the coding sequence ATGGAGATATTATCACAAATGTGGTCTTTGTTAGGGTTACTTACAGTGCTCCAAAACGTGCTTCCATCACAGCTTCTCTCTGTGCTTCATTCACTCTACGAATCACTTCAAGATTTGCTTTCTCCATATTCCTATTTCGAAATCCCCGAATTCAACGGCTACTGCGGCGTAGAACTCAACGACCTCTACCGTCACGTCCACCTCTACCTCAACGCCGTCAACCACTCCACATCCTCCGCGTGCCGTCGTCTCACCCTCTCACGCTCCCCTTCCTCCAACCGCATCTCCTTCGCCGTAGCCCCAAACCACACCGTCCACGACACCTTCAACAACCACCGCCTCTCCTGGACACACCACGTTGACGCCGTACAGGACTCCCTAGAAGAAAAACGCAGCTTCACTCTCCGTTTCCCAAAGCGCCACCGCCACGCGCTCCTCTCGTCTTACCTCTCCCACATCACCTCACGCGCCGAAGAGTTCGAGCGCGTCTCACGCGAACGGAGACTCTTCACCAACAACAACGGAACCGGTTCGTTTGAATCCGGTTGGGTTTCCGTTCCGTTTCGCCACCCTTCCACCTTCGAAACCCTAGCATTGGAGCCAGATCTGAAGAAACAAATCAAGGACGATTTAACCGCTTTTGCTTCGGGTAAAGAGTTTTACCACCGGGTCGGGAGAGCGTGGAAGCGTGGGTACTTGCTCCACGGTCCACCCGGGTCGGGTAAATCGAGCCTCATTGCAGCAATGGCGAATTTTCTATGCTACGATGTGTACGATTTGGAACTCACCAAAGTTTCTGATAACTCAGAGCTTCGTTCGCTTTTGATCCAAACGACGAATCGTTCAATTATCGTGATTGAAGACATTGATTGCTCTGTGGATTTAACAGCAGATAGAACCGCGAAGAAAAATGCTTCAAAGTCTAAGAAACACAAAACGACATCGTTTTCTGGTTCCAGTTCGGGTTTGGGTTGTGACGAAGGTAGTCGGGTCACGCTTTCGGGGCTCCTGAATTTTACTGACGGGTTATGGTCATGTTGTGGAGAAGAGAGGTTAGTGGTTTTTACAACTAACCATAGAGACAGTGTTGATCCTGCGTTGGTTCGGTGTGGACGCATGGACGTTCACGTGAGTTTAAGCACGTGCGGGGTGCATGCGTTTAGGGAGTTAGCGAGAAACTACCTTGGGGTGGAGTCGCACGTTATGTTTGAGGCGGTTGAGGGGTGTATTCGTTCGGGTGGGTCCCTTACACCGGCGCATGTGGGAGAGATTTTGTTGAGGAATAGGAAGGATGCTGATGTGGCAATGAGGGAGTTGATGTCTGTTATGCAAGGGAGGATGGTGGTTGCTGCGGCTGTTGGTGGTGGTGATCAGACGGATAATGAGGAGGTGGGGGTGGTTGGAGCGAGGTCGCCGGAGAGTGTGCTGATGATGGGGTCGCCTGAGAATTGGGACTCTTTGAGTGGGAAGAAAAGGAAGGAGCAGCAACATGGGTCGAATAACTTGGATAAGAAGGTTAAGTTTTTTGTTAGGTTAAGGTCGTTGACCAAATCTGATTCTGGGAGATAG